CTTTAAAATTATCTTTTATGAGTGAGGACTTAAGCGCAATAAAACCATCCAGATTATGAGCTGTGTCAATTAAAATGGTTTTGTCTTTTATTTTTAAAGTTTCGTAACGTCCAGGCATTTTAACTTTGGTTAAAGCTATCTTGAGTTTTTCTTCTGAGATTTTCAAAAATCTCTTTTTTTCAAGAATTTCTAAAGCTTTTAAGGCACAAGAAAGATTGCTTCCCTGATAAAATCCTTTAAGATTCAATTCTAAATCTTTAAAACTATAATCTCCTTTATAATTCCAATTTTTCCTTTCATTAAGCTCTATATTAAAATCTTTCCCCAATATATAGAGAGGAGCTTTTAAAAGGGCTTCTTTTTTTTGAAAAATAGGAACTAAATTTTCTGAAACATTTCCTAAAACGCAAGGGGTTTCCTTTTTCATTATTCCTGCTTTTTCTAAAGCAATTTTTTCAAGAGTATTTCCTAAGTATTTAGTATGATCCCAACCAATGCTTGTTATTATAGAAACTTCTGGTTTTATAACATTTGTAGCATCAAGTCTTCCTCCGAGTCCACATTCAATAACTGCTATATCTACTTTTTCTTCAAAGAAATATAGAAAAGCCAAAGCAGTTGTGATTTCAAAATAAGTTGCCGGATAATCTTTGAGTTCCAATTTTATACGTTTCAAATATTCATTTAATTTACTATCCTCTATTTCTTCTCCATTAACTTTAAATCTCTCATTTATTCGAAATAGATGCGGTGAGGTATAAAGTCCAACTTTAAATCCATGTTGAGAAAGAATTTCGCTTAAGATAGCTGAAGTAGACCCCTTTCCGTTTGTTCCTGCAATATGAATAGTAGTAATATTTTGATGGGGATTCCCGAGTCTTTTAAGAATTTCTTTAATTCTTTTAAGACCAGGTTTTATCCCATGAAATTGATAAGAATTAAGCCAATCTAAATAATTTCTCTCCATTTTAGGAATAAACTGATTTTATAACTAAATACACATAAACTAAATAGGCACATCCGGAAAGAATAAAAATATAAGGTGGAAGTTTTTTAAAAAGTTTTAAAAATAAAAGATAAAATATTCCTAAGGATAAGGCAATTAATGCAGAAGCTAAAGCTAATCCTTTAATTTCCCATGAAGTAAAAAGAAGCCCAATACTTACAGGAAAGGTTGATTGAAAGACCATAGCTCCAGTCATATTTCCAAGGGCAAGGATATCCTTTTTTCTTAAGGTCCAAAGAAGACTATTACTCTTTTCAGGTAATTCTGTAGCTATAGGGGCTAAAAGAAGGGAAAAAAGAAGAGGGTCTATTCCCCAATTTTTGGCAAGTATTTCTAAATTTTCTACAAAGATATGAGCTCCCTTTATCATAAATAGAAGGGCAAGAATTATTTGAAAGAAAGAAAGAAAAACATAGAGGATTTTCCTTTCAAAATTAATGTTTAATCTTAGCAATCTCGCAAGATATAAATCTTTTGAAGACTCTATTCTTAAGCTCTCAGCTCTAAAAGTAAGAAATAAATAGAAAATATAATTAAAAAGTAAGAAAAGGGCGATAAAATAGTGAAGTAAGCGGGTATTTGGGAAGATTAGAGGAAAAAAAATAGCTAAGGAATAGCTTAAAAGGAAAAAACTAAAATCTCTTATAAAGGTATGAGGTTCTAAATATACTTCTAATTTTTTTCTTTTTTTAAAAAAATAACTTGTAAATACACCCAGGCCTACTAAGAAAAGTCCTACAGTTGTTAACATAAAAGGAGCTCCTAAAATAGCTCCAATTCCTATATGAGCCCCGCTTTCTCCTTTATACAAAAAAATAGCAACTAAAGGGATTATAGTTTCAGGAAGTGCAGTTCCTACAGCTGCTAAAATACTTCCCACTACTGCTTGAGATAAAGAAAGTCTTTCCCCAAATACTTCAACCCCATTTGTGAAAAGTTCTGCA
The window above is part of the Thermodesulfobacterium geofontis OPF15 genome. Proteins encoded here:
- a CDS encoding bifunctional folylpolyglutamate synthase/dihydrofolate synthase, translated to MERNYLDWLNSYQFHGIKPGLKRIKEILKRLGNPHQNITTIHIAGTNGKGSTSAILSEILSQHGFKVGLYTSPHLFRINERFKVNGEEIEDSKLNEYLKRIKLELKDYPATYFEITTALAFLYFFEEKVDIAVIECGLGGRLDATNVIKPEVSIITSIGWDHTKYLGNTLEKIALEKAGIMKKETPCVLGNVSENLVPIFQKKEALLKAPLYILGKDFNIELNERKNWNYKGDYSFKDLELNLKGFYQGSNLSCALKALEILEKKRFLKISEEKLKIALTKVKMPGRYETLKIKDKTILIDTAHNLDGFIALKSSLIKDNFKDFLLVLGITNDDGEKPFDKMLEILIPLAKEIYLCQFNSPRKIVTLEDWKLALKNLSLEINNIKFIEDCEKAVKMSLESSFEKVLVTGSIYFVSEYLRIINNSLKFHN
- a CDS encoding sodium:calcium antiporter, producing MEVVLLIFSLVIILICAELFTNGVEVFGERLSLSQAVVGSILAAVGTALPETIIPLVAIFLYKGESGAHIGIGAILGAPFMLTTVGLFLVGLGVFTSYFFKKRKKLEVYLEPHTFIRDFSFFLLSYSLAIFFPLIFPNTRLLHYFIALFLLFNYIFYLFLTFRAESLRIESSKDLYLARLLRLNINFERKILYVFLSFFQIILALLFMIKGAHIFVENLEILAKNWGIDPLLFSLLLAPIATELPEKSNSLLWTLRKKDILALGNMTGAMVFQSTFPVSIGLLFTSWEIKGLALASALIALSLGIFYLLFLKLFKKLPPYIFILSGCAYLVYVYLVIKSVYS